The genomic window AAAATCCCTTTTAAGCCTTGTTTGTCTTTCTTGAAAATTTTGATATAATCGTCAATAAAACCGATAGTTCCCATCCACAAAGTAGTTACAATCAATAACAAGATGTAAATATTTTGAAGTTTGGCAAATAAAACAACTGGAATCAAGGTCGCAAAAATGATGATTAATCCACCCATAGTAGGCGTTCCTGCTTTTTCGTTTTGACCCGCTAATCCTAGTTCACGAACAGTTTCACCAACTTGCTGCCTACGCAAAAAATTAATAACTCTTTTTCCATAAATAGTAGATAATAATAAGGAAAGCATAAATGCCAATGCTGACCTAAAAGTAATGTACTGAAAAACTCCTGCTCCAGTTACATTTAATGTTTTGTCTAAATATTCAAATAAATAATATAGCATGTTTTTTTGTTTATTTGGTTAGTCGGTTATTTGTTTAACTGGTTATGGACTTTGGATTAAACTTATTTTCCTAGTTGATTTAATAATTCTGTTATTGTTTCCAAATCGTCAAAATGATGACGTACGCCATTTACTTCCTGATAGGTTTCGTGTCCTTTTCCAGCAATCAGAATAATATCGTTAGGTTGAGCCAGTTGACAAGCGGTTTTTATAGCTTGTTTTCTATCAGTAATGGAAAGTGATTTTTTATAATTTTGAGGCGCAATTCCTTGTTCCATTTCGTTGATGATGACTTCTGGATCTTCATTTCTTGGATTATCCGAAGTCAGAATCACTTTGTCACTTAATTCCGTGGCAATCGAAGCCATAATTGGACGTTTCGCTTTATCTCTATTTCCACCACAACCTACAACTGTGATCAATTGTTCGTTTTTGGTACGGATATCGTTAATTGTTTTTAAAACATTTTCCAATGCGTCTGGAGTGTGAGCATAATCTACAATTGCAGTTATATTTGAAGCAGAAACGATGAATTGAAAACGACCTGAAACACTTTCTAAATCGGATAATAATCGCAATACTTCCAAACTTTCCATTCCTAATTCTACTGCCGTTCCGTATATCGCCAATAAATTATAAGCATTGAATGTTCCAATTAATTTTACCCAAACTTCATTTCCATTAATTTTCAACAATAAGCCTGATAATTGATTTTCCAAAATTTGTGCTTTGTAATCAGAGTATGATTTTAAAGCATAAGTCAGTTTTTTGGCTGTGGTATTTTGCAACATTACTGCACCATTTTTATCATCAATATTGGATAAAGCAAAAGCTGTTTTTGGCAAATGGTCGAAAAACGATTTTTTCACATCACGGTATTCTGCAAAAGTGGGGTGATAATCCAAATGATCGTGTGACAAATTGGTAAAAACACCTCCTGAAAAATGCAAAGCTTCGGTACGTTTTTGATGAATACCGTGTGAACTCACTTCCATAAAACAATACTCAACCCCAGCATCTACCATTTCATTCAAATAATGATTGATGGTAATGGAATCTGGCGTAGTATGTGTTGCTTTGTATTCTGTATCGTCAACCAAGATTTTTACAGTGGACAATAATCCCACTTTGAAACCTGCTTTTTTATACAATTGATACAACAAAGAAGCGATTGTTGTTTTACCATTTGTTCCAGTAATACCCACCAATTTCAATTTTGCAGAAGGTTCTCCAAAATAATTAGCAGCCATAAAAGCCAAAGCTTTGTTGGTATCTTTTACCTGAATGTAGGTAATTCCGTCCGCTATATTCTCTGGTAAGGTAT from Flavobacterium eburneipallidum includes these protein-coding regions:
- a CDS encoding UDP-N-acetylmuramoyl-L-alanyl-D-glutamate--2,6-diaminopimelate ligase, which produces MIILKEIIYKVAIEAVKGSTDVAIHKMEFDSRNIVANDIFVAIRGTISNGHDFIEKAISLGAVAIVCDTLPENIADGITYIQVKDTNKALAFMAANYFGEPSAKLKLVGITGTNGKTTIASLLYQLYKKAGFKVGLLSTVKILVDDTEYKATHTTPDSITINHYLNEMVDAGVEYCFMEVSSHGIHQKRTEALHFSGGVFTNLSHDHLDYHPTFAEYRDVKKSFFDHLPKTAFALSNIDDKNGAVMLQNTTAKKLTYALKSYSDYKAQILENQLSGLLLKINGNEVWVKLIGTFNAYNLLAIYGTAVELGMESLEVLRLLSDLESVSGRFQFIVSASNITAIVDYAHTPDALENVLKTINDIRTKNEQLITVVGCGGNRDKAKRPIMASIATELSDKVILTSDNPRNEDPEVIINEMEQGIAPQNYKKSLSITDRKQAIKTACQLAQPNDIILIAGKGHETYQEVNGVRHHFDDLETITELLNQLGK